In Niveispirillum cyanobacteriorum, the following proteins share a genomic window:
- a CDS encoding MFS transporter, translating to MSIIVTLQTASLADTQSAPEPIAVTPAAPQFVVRIVGAVAVAHLLNDLIQAVLPAIYPMLKAHYTLTFGQIGWLAMTYQFTASLLQPWIGLYTDKHPKPWLLPIGMGVTLLGVICLALSGSYPMLIGSSVIIGVGSATFHPEASRVARMASGGRFGTAQSAFQVGGNTGSAIGPLVASAVILPFGQTAIGWVAIAAVAAIWVLFGVTRWRLHHPQAKVAVAGLTPAFRYSRGMVIRALAVIGVLMFAKFIYIGAITNYFTFYLIERFGLSVQHSQLYLFCFLAAVAAGTFAGGPVGDRIGRKAVIWVSFLGVAPFALLLPHADLFWTAVLAITIGLIMSSAFAALVVYAQEIVPGRVGLVSGLMFGLMFGISGMGAAALGNLADIHGITWVYQFCAYLPLLGLVTALLPASPERRVKPVG from the coding sequence GTGAGCATCATCGTGACCCTTCAGACGGCCAGCCTTGCCGACACGCAATCGGCCCCGGAACCGATCGCCGTTACCCCGGCAGCCCCGCAATTCGTCGTGCGTATCGTGGGGGCTGTGGCTGTCGCGCATCTTTTGAATGACCTGATCCAGGCAGTGCTGCCCGCCATCTATCCCATGTTAAAGGCGCATTACACGCTGACCTTCGGGCAGATTGGCTGGCTGGCCATGACCTACCAGTTCACGGCGTCGCTATTGCAGCCCTGGATCGGCCTTTACACCGACAAGCATCCCAAGCCCTGGCTGCTGCCCATAGGCATGGGCGTGACCTTGTTGGGTGTTATCTGTCTGGCTTTGTCGGGCAGCTATCCCATGCTGATCGGGTCGTCGGTGATCATCGGCGTCGGGTCCGCCACCTTCCATCCAGAGGCGTCGCGCGTGGCCCGCATGGCGTCGGGCGGGCGGTTCGGTACCGCGCAGTCGGCGTTTCAGGTGGGGGGCAATACCGGATCGGCCATAGGGCCGCTGGTGGCCTCTGCCGTGATCCTGCCCTTTGGTCAGACGGCCATCGGCTGGGTCGCCATCGCGGCGGTCGCGGCCATCTGGGTGCTGTTCGGCGTCACGCGCTGGCGCCTGCATCACCCGCAGGCCAAGGTGGCCGTGGCGGGACTGACGCCGGCCTTTCGTTATAGCCGGGGCATGGTGATCCGGGCGCTGGCGGTGATTGGCGTGCTGATGTTTGCCAAGTTCATCTATATCGGGGCCATCACCAATTACTTCACCTTCTACCTGATCGAACGGTTCGGCCTGTCGGTGCAGCACTCGCAGTTGTATCTGTTCTGCTTCCTGGCCGCTGTGGCGGCGGGCACCTTTGCCGGCGGGCCGGTGGGGGACCGGATCGGGCGCAAGGCGGTGATCTGGGTCTCCTTCCTGGGCGTGGCACCCTTCGCCCTGTTGCTTCCGCATGCCGACCTGTTCTGGACGGCGGTGCTGGCCATCACCATCGGCCTGATTATGTCTTCGGCGTTTGCTGCCCTGGTCGTCTATGCGCAAGAGATTGTCCCCGGCCGCGTCGGGCTGGTATCCGGTCTGATGTTCGGCCTGATGTTCGGGATCAGCGGCATGGGGGCGGCGGCCCTGGGCAATCTGGCCGATATCCACGGCATCACCTGGGTCTATCAGTTCTGTGCCTATCTGCCGCTCCTGGGACTGGTTACCGCGTTGCTGCCGGCATCGCCGGAACGGCGGGTCAAGCCCGTGGGTTGA
- a CDS encoding GNAT family N-acetyltransferase: MPDVQELDNLSIDLVDDIRSIPASDWDACLLDTPGGADNPFLRHAFLAAMESSGSVGSDTGWDPRHVAVRDGTGRLLGVTPLYVKYHSYGEYVFDHGWANALDQAGGNYYPKLQSAVPFTPVTGPRLLVRADAPPGVHGAIIVTLSGLARRNDLSGTHVTFPNEADHDRFVGAGWLSRIGTQYHWDNRGYRSFDDFLGAFSSRKRKMVRKERQTVADSGLRVFTLTGSDVRDEHWDAFDRLYRSTSDRKWGSPYLTREFFFQLGQDMADRVVLVMARDGTRWVGGALNMLGETTLYGRNWGGSEAYPFLHFEACYYRAIDFAIERGLTRVEAGAQGEHKIQRGYLPVKTFSAHYIAHRGLRFAVTDFLLKERAAMEEHMAELMQESPYRQA, encoded by the coding sequence ATGCCCGACGTTCAGGAACTGGACAATCTCAGCATCGATCTTGTCGATGACATCCGCAGCATCCCGGCATCGGACTGGGATGCCTGTCTGCTGGATACGCCGGGTGGTGCCGACAACCCCTTTCTGCGCCATGCCTTTCTGGCGGCCATGGAAAGCAGCGGGTCGGTCGGTAGCGATACGGGATGGGACCCGCGCCATGTTGCCGTGCGCGATGGAACGGGCCGTCTTCTGGGCGTTACCCCGCTTTATGTGAAGTACCATTCCTATGGCGAGTATGTGTTCGACCATGGCTGGGCCAATGCCCTGGATCAGGCAGGCGGCAACTATTACCCCAAGCTGCAATCAGCGGTGCCGTTCACGCCCGTGACCGGCCCACGCCTGCTGGTTCGGGCCGATGCGCCACCGGGTGTGCATGGGGCCATCATCGTCACGCTGTCGGGCCTAGCCCGGCGTAACGATCTGTCCGGGACCCATGTCACCTTTCCCAATGAGGCCGACCATGACCGGTTCGTGGGCGCAGGGTGGCTGTCACGCATCGGCACGCAATATCATTGGGATAATCGCGGCTATCGCAGCTTTGATGACTTCCTGGGTGCCTTCAGCAGCCGCAAGCGCAAGATGGTGCGCAAGGAACGCCAGACGGTGGCTGATAGCGGGCTGCGGGTGTTCACCCTGACCGGATCGGATGTCAGGGATGAGCATTGGGATGCGTTCGACCGGCTGTACCGGTCCACGTCGGACCGGAAATGGGGCTCGCCCTATCTGACGCGAGAGTTTTTCTTCCAATTGGGTCAGGACATGGCCGACCGCGTGGTTCTGGTCATGGCGCGCGATGGCACACGCTGGGTCGGTGGGGCACTCAACATGCTGGGCGAGACGACCTTGTACGGCCGGAATTGGGGCGGGTCAGAGGCATACCCGTTCCTGCATTTTGAGGCCTGCTACTACCGCGCCATCGATTTTGCCATTGAACGGGGACTGACGCGGGTGGAGGCGGGGGCGCAGGGGGAACATAAGATCCAGCGCGGCTATCTGCCCGTGAAGACCTTTTCCGCGCATTACATCGCTCATCGCGGCCTGCGCTTTGCCGTCACCGATTTCCTGCTGAAGGAAAGGGCGGCGATGGAGGAGCATATGGCCGAGTTGATGCAGGAAAGTCCCTATCGGCAAGCGTGA
- a CDS encoding prolyl oligopeptidase family serine peptidase codes for MSVRSALMTAAALIALSATPTLAADAPAGHPFAEAQAKQDPFFWLEEVEGQKALDWGKAHNDKTFARLKNDPRFETIRAEAEKVLTAKDRIAYGSLEGGKVDNFWQDQTHVRGIWRRATLDSYKGADTAWDTILDIDKLSADEGKNWVYKGHNCFGADASRCLVYLSDGGKDAVVVREFDVATKSFVKDGFQTVESKQTLDWMDKDTLLVATDFGPGTMTDSGYARQVRLWKRGTDLAAAPVVLEVGVKDVWARPWGIHRPEGSTILLQRGPDFFTEEWFQLTPDGKVVKLALPLGVDMKGVMNGDLIVALRDDWSVAGKSLKKGDLIAVPLAQAAAGKVEKVDVIYSPGETAAIQGVGIAKDAIYLDLLDNVVGRLVEARKGTSGWTQADIALPANGSLNIVSTDGSSTDVLVNYTNFLQPDTLYIMENGGAPQAIKSLPARFDAANLTAEQRFAVSKDGTRVPYFIVHKKDMKLNGDNPTLLYGYGGFEISMTPAYMSVFGKAWLEQGGAYVVANIRGGGEFGPRWHQAALKENRQRAYDDFQSVAEDLIKTKVTKPARLGIQGGSNGGLLTGVTMTQRPDLFGAVIVAVPLLDMMRYHTMLAGASWMGEYGDPEKADERAWIAKYSPYQNVRKNVKYPEAFVYTSTKDDRVHPGHARKFVAKLESQGHKVMYYENMEGGHSAAANLKQRAEVTALQVVYLTQKLIDR; via the coding sequence ATGTCAGTACGGAGCGCGTTGATGACGGCGGCAGCCCTTATCGCCCTTTCGGCGACCCCCACCCTGGCGGCCGATGCGCCGGCGGGCCATCCCTTTGCCGAGGCACAGGCCAAGCAGGACCCGTTCTTCTGGCTGGAAGAGGTTGAGGGCCAGAAGGCGCTGGACTGGGGCAAGGCGCATAATGACAAGACCTTCGCCCGCCTGAAAAATGATCCGCGTTTCGAGACCATCCGGGCAGAGGCCGAAAAGGTCCTGACCGCCAAGGACCGCATCGCCTATGGCAGCCTGGAAGGTGGCAAGGTCGATAATTTCTGGCAGGACCAGACGCATGTGCGCGGCATCTGGCGCCGCGCCACGCTGGACAGCTACAAGGGTGCTGACACTGCCTGGGACACGATCCTGGATATCGACAAGCTGTCGGCGGATGAGGGCAAGAACTGGGTCTATAAGGGCCATAACTGTTTCGGCGCCGATGCCAGCCGTTGCCTGGTCTATCTGTCCGATGGTGGCAAGGATGCCGTTGTCGTTCGCGAATTTGATGTGGCAACGAAGTCATTTGTGAAGGATGGCTTCCAAACCGTTGAATCCAAACAGACTTTGGATTGGATGGACAAGGACACGCTGCTGGTCGCCACCGATTTCGGCCCCGGCACCATGACCGACAGCGGCTATGCCCGTCAGGTGCGCCTATGGAAGCGCGGCACCGATCTGGCCGCTGCCCCGGTCGTGCTGGAGGTCGGCGTCAAAGATGTCTGGGCGCGTCCCTGGGGCATCCACCGGCCTGAGGGCAGCACCATCCTGCTGCAGCGCGGGCCGGACTTCTTCACGGAGGAATGGTTCCAACTGACGCCCGACGGCAAGGTCGTGAAGCTGGCCCTGCCGCTGGGCGTGGATATGAAGGGCGTCATGAATGGCGACCTGATCGTAGCGCTGCGCGACGACTGGTCCGTGGCCGGCAAGTCGCTGAAGAAGGGTGACCTGATCGCCGTACCGCTGGCCCAGGCGGCGGCGGGCAAGGTGGAAAAGGTCGATGTGATCTACTCTCCCGGCGAAACCGCCGCCATCCAGGGCGTGGGCATCGCCAAGGATGCGATCTATCTGGACCTGCTGGACAATGTCGTCGGCCGTCTGGTTGAGGCCCGCAAGGGCACGTCCGGCTGGACTCAGGCGGATATTGCTCTGCCCGCCAATGGCAGCCTGAACATCGTGTCGACCGATGGCAGCAGCACCGATGTGCTGGTCAACTACACCAATTTCCTGCAGCCCGACACGCTGTACATCATGGAAAATGGCGGCGCACCGCAGGCCATCAAGTCCCTGCCCGCCCGGTTTGATGCCGCCAACCTGACCGCCGAACAGCGCTTCGCGGTCTCCAAGGATGGCACCCGCGTGCCCTACTTCATCGTCCATAAGAAGGACATGAAACTGAACGGCGACAATCCGACCCTGCTCTATGGCTATGGCGGGTTCGAGATTTCGATGACGCCGGCCTATATGTCGGTGTTCGGCAAGGCCTGGCTGGAACAGGGCGGTGCCTATGTCGTCGCCAATATCCGGGGCGGCGGCGAATTCGGCCCCCGCTGGCATCAGGCAGCGCTGAAGGAAAACCGTCAGCGCGCCTATGATGATTTCCAGTCGGTGGCTGAAGACCTGATTAAGACTAAGGTGACCAAGCCCGCCCGCCTGGGCATTCAGGGCGGGTCCAATGGCGGCCTGCTGACGGGCGTCACCATGACCCAGCGCCCGGACCTGTTCGGCGCCGTCATCGTGGCCGTGCCCCTGCTGGACATGATGCGCTACCACACCATGCTGGCCGGTGCGTCATGGATGGGTGAATATGGCGACCCGGAAAAGGCCGACGAACGCGCCTGGATCGCGAAATACAGCCCCTATCAGAACGTTCGCAAGAATGTGAAATACCCGGAGGCGTTTGTTTACACCTCCACCAAGGATGACCGCGTCCATCCCGGCCATGCCCGCAAGTTCGTGGCCAAACTGGAAAGCCAGGGCCACAAGGTCATGTATTACGAAAACATGGAAGGCGGCCATTCGGCGGCGGCCAACCTGAAGCAGCGGGCTGAGGTGACGGCCCTGCAGGTCGTGTACCTGACGCAGAAGCTGATCGACCGGTAA
- a CDS encoding AraC family transcriptional regulator, whose translation MQADQNIRARRPAVARGEHYPPAFELAEHQHRRSQFLYAASGVMAVSTPHGAWVAPPERAVWIPGGTPHAVRMVGAVQTRSLLIEPDQCPMRGQTCQVVAVSPLLRQLMVASADIPPDYDEAGRDGLVMKLLLAEIDRAPPLPLAVPFPAHAGLARHCHAFLGQPQATATIDDWADALSMNRRSFTRLFRAETGMSFAEWRQQACISAALPRLAAGETVTSVALDLGYDGPGNFSTMFKRVTGMSPSHYLP comes from the coding sequence ATGCAGGCAGACCAGAACATCCGGGCACGGCGGCCCGCTGTGGCCCGTGGGGAGCATTATCCGCCGGCCTTTGAGCTGGCGGAGCATCAGCATCGCCGCAGCCAGTTCCTGTATGCCGCCAGCGGGGTGATGGCGGTCAGCACCCCGCACGGTGCCTGGGTGGCCCCGCCGGAGCGGGCCGTCTGGATCCCCGGCGGCACACCGCATGCCGTGCGCATGGTCGGCGCGGTGCAGACCCGCAGCCTGTTGATCGAACCGGATCAATGCCCGATGCGCGGACAGACCTGTCAGGTGGTGGCCGTCTCCCCCCTGCTGCGGCAATTGATGGTGGCGTCCGCCGACATCCCCCCAGACTATGACGAAGCCGGGCGCGACGGTCTGGTGATGAAGCTGCTGCTGGCGGAGATTGACCGGGCACCGCCCCTGCCGCTGGCGGTGCCGTTCCCCGCCCATGCCGGGCTGGCCCGCCACTGCCACGCCTTTCTGGGCCAGCCACAGGCGACGGCGACCATTGATGACTGGGCTGACGCCCTATCCATGAACCGGCGCAGCTTCACCCGCCTGTTCCGCGCCGAAACCGGGATGAGCTTCGCCGAGTGGCGGCAACAGGCCTGCATTTCGGCGGCATTGCCCCGTCTGGCGGCGGGGGAAACGGTGACGTCGGTGGCGCTCGATCTCGGCTATGACGGGCCGGGCAACTTCTCCACCATGTTCAAACGCGTCACCGGCATGTCGCCCAGCCATTACCTGCCGTGA
- a CDS encoding tetratricopeptide repeat protein, with translation MSFVQDCVSISRQHLMAGYLAEAEMSCRTALQAEPAHSEATHLLGIIALRSNRAAEANELFSKAIALDGAKAEFHNSRGVLMYGCRRFEEAEVEFAQAVSLDESDPLSYNNLGNALRAQGKLAEAEPCFRKAVELRPSYAEAHNNLGNTLREMGSLAEAEFCFRHSLALRPKNLDAAYNLAALLLYTDRLDEAGRLFANVLAGDPSRAEAAIGLAQVFQGQGRIDDAIALLTGAHNRMPDNAAVLFALQLLRSTQVPAWHIPMINDHERNDAYEAALLNNVKPGDTVLEIGTGSALVAMMAARAGAGHVYTCEMHKPLVEVARETVALNGYDKHITVIGKKSTDLVVGQDMPEKADVFVSELINVGMLAPDMLTILQHARQNLLKPDAKIIPAAATVYASLIQADDMRRISPVRTVSGFDMSKFDQFRTPGYCTIDLAADAHRMLSEPEKAWFFDFYKNMPDSDAKVLTVTASETGVAHGIAFWFDLHMDEKVDYHSKSPTRTNHWKQAVYFFNHDLPVVKGQPVMIGTGYDRTQIHFYI, from the coding sequence ATGTCCTTCGTCCAGGATTGCGTCAGCATCTCCCGTCAGCACCTGATGGCCGGTTACCTGGCCGAAGCCGAAATGAGCTGCCGCACGGCGCTGCAGGCCGAACCGGCCCATTCGGAGGCCACGCACCTGTTGGGCATCATCGCGCTGCGCTCCAACCGCGCTGCCGAGGCCAATGAGCTGTTCTCCAAGGCCATTGCGCTGGATGGGGCCAAGGCCGAATTCCACAATAGCCGCGGCGTCCTGATGTATGGCTGCCGCCGGTTCGAGGAGGCGGAGGTTGAGTTCGCCCAGGCCGTTTCCCTGGATGAAAGCGACCCGCTGTCCTACAACAATCTGGGCAATGCGCTGCGCGCCCAGGGCAAGCTGGCCGAGGCCGAGCCCTGCTTCCGTAAGGCCGTCGAACTGCGCCCCTCCTATGCCGAGGCTCACAACAACCTGGGCAATACGCTGCGGGAGATGGGTTCCCTGGCCGAGGCGGAATTCTGCTTCCGTCATTCTCTGGCCCTGCGCCCCAAGAACCTGGACGCCGCCTATAACCTCGCAGCCCTGCTGCTCTATACTGACCGTCTGGACGAGGCTGGCCGCCTGTTCGCCAATGTCCTGGCTGGCGATCCCAGCCGTGCGGAGGCCGCCATCGGTCTGGCCCAGGTTTTCCAGGGGCAGGGCCGCATCGACGACGCAATCGCACTTCTGACCGGCGCCCATAACCGCATGCCGGACAATGCCGCCGTGCTGTTCGCCCTGCAGCTCCTGCGCTCCACCCAGGTCCCCGCCTGGCACATCCCGATGATCAATGACCACGAACGCAACGACGCCTATGAGGCGGCCCTGCTGAACAATGTGAAGCCGGGTGATACGGTTCTGGAGATCGGCACGGGTTCCGCCCTGGTCGCCATGATGGCGGCGCGCGCCGGTGCCGGCCATGTCTATACCTGCGAGATGCACAAGCCGCTGGTCGAGGTGGCGCGTGAGACGGTGGCGCTGAACGGTTATGACAAGCACATCACCGTGATCGGCAAGAAGTCCACCGATCTGGTGGTGGGCCAGGATATGCCGGAAAAGGCCGATGTCTTCGTGTCCGAACTGATCAATGTCGGCATGCTGGCGCCCGACATGCTGACCATTTTGCAGCATGCCCGCCAGAACCTGTTGAAGCCCGATGCCAAGATCATCCCGGCGGCGGCCACCGTCTATGCCTCGCTGATCCAGGCCGACGATATGCGCCGTATCAGCCCCGTGCGCACCGTCTCCGGCTTCGACATGTCGAAGTTCGACCAGTTCCGCACGCCGGGTTATTGCACCATCGATCTGGCCGCCGATGCCCATCGCATGCTGTCCGAGCCGGAGAAGGCCTGGTTCTTCGATTTCTACAAGAACATGCCTGACAGCGACGCCAAGGTCCTGACCGTCACCGCGTCGGAAACGGGTGTGGCCCATGGCATTGCCTTCTGGTTCGACCTGCATATGGATGAGAAGGTCGATTACCACTCCAAGTCGCCGACCCGTACCAACCATTGGAAGCAGGCCGTGTATTTCTTCAATCACGACCTGCCCGTCGTGAAAGGCCAGCCGGTGATGATCGGCACAGGCTATGACCGGACGCAGATCCACTTCTACATCTGA
- a CDS encoding thioesterase family protein gives MNLIFRLLRVVLAALLSGQRVEPLGTSILGFRVWLNDIDTNLHMNNGRYFTIADLGRVDLMIRTGMLKMLMARKWAPVLGGAMIRFRRELKPFQPYRLKTRVLCWEGKWIYLEHVFEAMDGHLAAVIVVKGVFLERGRSIDTSVLMHHMGIDLESPPMPDDIRAWQEAQQAASDRAKEG, from the coding sequence ATGAATTTGATCTTCCGCCTGCTGCGCGTCGTGCTGGCTGCCCTTCTGTCCGGGCAGAGGGTGGAGCCGCTGGGCACATCCATCCTGGGTTTTCGTGTCTGGTTGAATGATATCGACACGAACCTGCACATGAATAACGGCCGGTACTTCACCATCGCCGATCTGGGCCGCGTCGATCTGATGATCCGCACCGGCATGTTGAAGATGCTGATGGCCCGTAAATGGGCGCCGGTGCTGGGCGGGGCCATGATCCGGTTCCGGCGCGAACTGAAGCCGTTTCAGCCCTACCGCCTGAAAACCCGCGTCCTGTGCTGGGAAGGCAAGTGGATTTACCTGGAACATGTGTTCGAGGCGATGGACGGCCATCTGGCCGCCGTGATTGTAGTGAAGGGCGTGTTCCTGGAACGGGGCCGGTCCATCGACACGTCGGTCCTGATGCACCATATGGGCATCGACCTGGAAAGCCCGCCCATGCCCGACGATATCCGCGCCTGGCAGGAGGCGCAGCAGGCGGCCAGCGACCGGGCGAAGGAAGGGTGA